From the genome of Helicobacter pylori, one region includes:
- a CDS encoding TolC family protein → MRFNSFKRKVQRFCLGVTFLISSVDTLDAKIFTLQEFFKEVETNSMELIGKKADFKSRLNEQRSINAWDFPYIDNETSMVKNFQGIIEAQPRTVLMVKPKLPWVSSLLSKSLSIKTIQYDKSYQLNKNLAFIGAKRLYLTYVMTKEKYQVYVQREANFYSQLKIAKEKVKAGSMSEKDYINFNNSYLESKLAKTNVETKLIDLEKMLDTMLAIVEPVKEGAHFDTYLDHLHDVKVIGLDFEYVHLEPEALKFKLDRSLYVDILDLTAKDYQVNAKLATRGVFNEFEFGIGAESYNSSTNLSVEVRIPLPVTPKNIYQKRKFLDLQSGTLAQNEVMKRNIRINANSYLNQLKTKEAYIETQKEAIANKKRLMEMGRIAYESQKIGLFEYLIYQNSYMDALITLAEAKIEYIDISALLEETLGESLTRLGELH, encoded by the coding sequence TTGCGATTTAATTCTTTCAAACGCAAAGTCCAGCGTTTTTGTTTGGGGGTAACTTTTTTAATAAGCAGTGTGGACACGCTTGATGCGAAAATCTTTACCCTACAAGAATTTTTTAAAGAAGTAGAAACCAATTCTATGGAGTTGATCGGTAAAAAAGCCGATTTTAAAAGCCGTCTGAACGAACAGCGTTCAATCAATGCATGGGATTTTCCCTATATTGATAATGAAACTTCTATGGTGAAAAACTTCCAAGGCATTATAGAAGCGCAACCCAGAACCGTTTTAATGGTAAAACCCAAGCTCCCATGGGTGAGCTCGCTTTTATCCAAAAGCCTTTCTATTAAAACCATTCAATACGATAAAAGTTATCAATTAAATAAAAATCTCGCTTTTATTGGCGCTAAACGCCTTTATTTGACTTATGTGATGACTAAGGAAAAGTATCAGGTGTATGTGCAACGAGAAGCGAACTTTTATTCGCAGCTCAAAATCGCTAAAGAAAAAGTTAAAGCCGGTAGCATGAGCGAAAAGGACTATATCAACTTTAATAATTCTTATTTGGAATCCAAACTCGCTAAAACCAATGTGGAAACCAAACTCATAGATTTAGAAAAAATGCTAGACACGATGCTCGCTATTGTGGAGCCGGTCAAAGAGGGGGCGCATTTTGACACTTATTTAGACCATTTGCATGATGTCAAGGTGATCGGTTTGGATTTTGAATATGTGCACCTTGAGCCTGAAGCTTTAAAGTTTAAATTGGATCGCTCGTTGTATGTGGATATTTTGGATTTGACAGCTAAAGATTATCAGGTGAATGCGAAGTTAGCGACTAGGGGCGTGTTTAATGAATTTGAGTTCGGGATTGGCGCTGAAAGCTATAACTCTTCTACCAATCTTTCTGTGGAAGTGCGTATCCCTTTACCGGTAACGCCTAAAAATATCTATCAAAAGCGTAAATTCTTGGATTTGCAAAGCGGGACGCTCGCGCAAAATGAAGTGATGAAACGAAACATTAGAATCAACGCCAACTCCTACTTAAACCAGCTCAAAACTAAAGAAGCATACATTGAAACCCAAAAAGAAGCCATTGCCAATAAGAAGCGTTTGATGGAAATGGGGCGCATCGCTTATGAATCCCAAAAAATCGGACTTTTTGAATACTTGATTTATCAAAATTCTTACATGGACGCTCTCATCACTCTAGCGGAAGCTAAGATTGAATACATTGATATTAGCGCGCTTTTAGAAGAGACTTTAGGGGAGAGCTTGACCAGACTAGGAGAATTGCATTGA
- the glyS gene encoding glycine--tRNA ligase subunit beta, whose protein sequence is MHSDELLVEILVEELPAQALLNEYKEMPKKLHALFQKRALEARNIEIFYTPRRLCLSVKDFPLLTQETKEEFFGPPVKIACNNKDKTQGLNALGLGFYQKLGLKDHQHFQTAFKNNKEVLYHAKIHAKEPTKDLIMPIVLEFLEGLNFGKSMRWGSVEKSFIRPIHNICVLFNGENFNDIEVKEYGFKTKQATKAHRQEGFDFIPVNSPKAYFEVLEKNHVILDPKKREAKILQEIKELEKKHRIIAEIDRDLLDEVVAITEYPTALLGEFDKAFLKLPGEIITTSMKENQRYFALFSQKSQEESPTLHNGFIVVSNAISKDKQKIIAGNQKVLKARLSDAVFFYENDLKKPLDNAPLESVVFVQGLGTLKDKVEREAIIAQYLTQKYASFLNMPLEKALELVGRAVKIAKADLLSEVVYEFSELQGIMGYYYALKQNENELVALSVKEQYLPASENDPLPSSVFSAIVALSLKLDGLFSLFSAGKIPSGSKDPFALRRLSFGLLKIIAHYGLGFDLKADLKNLFEKVGVYQGFDLEILEKFLLERFNNLIDCNPSIIRSVLNTNERDIVKIIQKVKALKRFLDDPKNAQKKELLFSAFKRLANINKDRNPNESSEFFTRLFKEPKEHALFEAFSAIKTSTFEDLDSKIEAYFGLHAPLEEYFKSVLVMDKDIEIQKNRKNFLWDVYQSFLEIGDIKEIAI, encoded by the coding sequence TTGCATTCAGATGAGTTGTTAGTAGAGATTTTAGTTGAAGAATTGCCCGCACAAGCGTTATTGAATGAATATAAAGAAATGCCTAAAAAACTCCACGCTCTTTTTCAAAAGCGCGCTTTAGAAGCGCGAAATATAGAGATTTTTTACACCCCTAGGCGTTTGTGTTTGTCTGTTAAAGACTTTCCCCTTTTAACCCAAGAAACCAAAGAGGAATTTTTTGGGCCTCCCGTTAAAATCGCATGCAACAATAAAGATAAAACGCAAGGGTTGAACGCGTTAGGTTTAGGGTTTTATCAAAAATTAGGGTTAAAAGATCACCAGCATTTCCAAACAGCGTTTAAAAACAATAAAGAAGTGCTTTATCACGCTAAAATCCATGCGAAAGAGCCTACAAAAGATTTAATCATGCCCATTGTATTAGAGTTTTTAGAGGGTTTGAATTTTGGAAAGTCTATGCGTTGGGGTAGCGTGGAAAAAAGCTTCATCAGACCCATTCACAATATTTGCGTGTTGTTTAATGGGGAAAATTTTAACGATATTGAAGTTAAAGAGTATGGTTTTAAAACCAAACAAGCCACAAAAGCGCACCGACAAGAGGGTTTTGATTTTATCCCAGTAAATAGCCCTAAAGCGTATTTTGAAGTTTTAGAAAAAAACCATGTCATTTTAGACCCTAAAAAGCGCGAAGCTAAAATCTTACAAGAAATTAAAGAGCTAGAAAAAAAGCATCGCATCATCGCAGAAATAGATAGGGATCTATTAGATGAGGTTGTAGCGATCACTGAATACCCCACTGCGCTTTTAGGGGAGTTTGACAAGGCGTTTTTAAAATTACCCGGTGAAATCATCACCACTTCCATGAAAGAAAACCAACGCTATTTTGCGCTCTTTAGTCAAAAAAGCCAAGAAGAAAGCCCAACATTACACAACGGCTTTATTGTGGTGAGTAACGCTATCAGTAAAGACAAGCAAAAAATCATTGCAGGCAATCAAAAGGTTTTAAAAGCCCGTTTGAGCGATGCGGTTTTCTTTTATGAAAACGATCTCAAAAAGCCTTTAGATAACGCCCCTCTAGAGAGCGTGGTTTTTGTGCAAGGTTTAGGGACTTTAAAGGATAAAGTGGAACGAGAAGCCATCATCGCTCAATACTTGACGCAAAAATACGCTTCATTTTTAAACATGCCTTTAGAAAAAGCCCTTGAGTTGGTTGGCCGAGCCGTTAAAATCGCTAAGGCGGATTTACTCAGTGAAGTGGTGTATGAATTTAGCGAGCTTCAAGGGATCATGGGCTATTACTACGCTTTAAAACAAAACGAAAACGAGTTAGTCGCCTTGAGTGTGAAAGAGCAGTATTTGCCCGCAAGCGAAAACGATCCCTTGCCTTCTAGCGTTTTTAGCGCGATCGTGGCTTTGAGCTTGAAATTAGACGGCTTGTTTTCTCTTTTTAGCGCGGGTAAAATCCCTAGCGGATCTAAAGATCCTTTTGCTTTAAGGCGCTTGAGTTTTGGGCTATTGAAAATCATCGCACATTATGGGTTAGGATTTGATTTGAAAGCGGATTTGAAAAACCTCTTTGAAAAAGTGGGCGTTTATCAAGGCTTTGATTTAGAGATTTTAGAGAAGTTTTTACTGGAGCGCTTTAATAATCTAATAGATTGTAACCCCTCTATTATAAGGAGCGTGTTAAACACCAACGAGCGAGACATTGTTAAAATCATTCAAAAAGTCAAAGCTTTAAAACGCTTTTTAGACGATCCCAAGAACGCTCAAAAAAAAGAGTTGCTTTTTAGTGCTTTCAAACGCTTAGCCAATATCAATAAAGACAGGAACCCTAACGAATCAAGCGAGTTTTTTACCCGTCTTTTTAAAGAGCCAAAAGAGCATGCCCTTTTTGAAGCGTTCAGTGCGATCAAAACAAGCACTTTTGAGGATTTGGATAGCAAAATAGAGGCTTATTTTGGTTTGCATGCACCTTTAGAAGAATATTTTAAAAGCGTGCTGGTCATGGATAAAGATATAGAAATCCAAAAAAATCGTAAAAATTTCTTGTGGGATGTGTATCAAAGTTTCTTGGAAATTGGGGATATTAAAGAAATTGCGATTTAA